From a single Hypanus sabinus isolate sHypSab1 chromosome 7, sHypSab1.hap1, whole genome shotgun sequence genomic region:
- the LOC132397484 gene encoding probable G-protein coupled receptor 142, giving the protein MIILARGKCGLTRCITHYLTAMAAADLLVVFSNAATGIIFNAVYSRMPHTVVCTLQNVMAFASFDCSVWLTVAFTFDRFVAICYQKFKIKYCTVRTARIAIGTVYALSLLRNIPYYFAFESYELYVPIGCVEKLEYHYLPGWLAFSWLHNILTPLLPFFVILLLNILTVRSILVASRARRKLRAHVSGERKVDPEMESRMKSIVLLFCVSGSFILLWLTEVTVFIHSHVANIHAYPNWAHPMFMAFSAGDMLKILSSCTNTFIYILTQSKIREELRNAIKYPFTKLLGVATQ; this is encoded by the coding sequence ATGATCATTCTggctcggggaaagtgcggactgaCAAGGTGCATCACCCATTATCTGACAGCGATGGCTGCTGCAGATCTTCTGGTGGTTTTCTCCAATGCTGCGACAGGGATAATTTTCAACGCAGTTTACTCCCGGATGCCACACACGGTTGTCTGCACCCTGCAGAATGTAATGGCTTTTGCATCCTTCGACTGCTCCGTTTGGTTAACAGtcgccttcacctttgatcgctttgtggccatatGTTACCAGAAATTTAAAATCAAGTACTGCACGGTTAGAACAGCCAGAATAGCGATAGGAACAGTGTATGCATTGAGTTTATTAAGGAACATTCCCTACTACTTTGCCTTTGAATCTTATGAATTGTACGTGCCTATCGGTTGTGTGGAAAAACTGGAATATCACTACCTGCCCGGGTGGCTTGCATTCTCCTGGCTTCACAACATTTTAACCCCTCTGCTGCCGTTCTTTGTTATTCTGTTACTTAACATCCTGACAGTCAGGTCTATCCTGGTGGCGAGCAGAGCCCGCAGGAAGCTCCGCGCTCACGTCAGTGGCGAGAGAAAGgtcgacccggagatggagagtcggatgAAATCTATCGTTTTACTCTTCTGTGTGTCGGGCAGCTTTATCCTGCTGTGGCTGACGGAGGTGACCGTCTTCATCCACTCCCATGTTGCTAACATACACGCTTACCCAAATTGGGCTCACCCTATGTTCATGGCTTTTTCAGCCGGGGACATGCTTAAAATCCTGAGTTCgtgcacaaacacatttatttacattCTGACTCAGTCTAAGATCAGAGAGGAACTGAGGAATGCAATCAAGTACCCCTTCACAAAACTTCTTGGGGTAGCTACACAGTAA